The Polyangium spumosum genome includes a window with the following:
- a CDS encoding TetR/AcrR family transcriptional regulator — translation MTRTRLPGADRRRQIAEAALRIIATAGVHRLTAVEIAREVGIADGSIFRHFEDKRAIVAAAVDVFEGMLLEDFPPEDPDPLERLKSFLLRRLALVRAHPEILRLAFNDRLVEAAGEEGAARVQASVQRSMSFVRACLAEAQEKGTITSAVPVDVMVWAVTGILRGAAFQEMAGASKSPPLTPEALWPSIAALLRGPPLHPTTHEHKERAK, via the coding sequence ATGACGCGCACACGTCTCCCCGGCGCGGATCGGCGGCGGCAGATCGCCGAGGCCGCGCTGCGGATCATCGCCACAGCCGGCGTGCATCGCCTGACGGCCGTCGAGATCGCGCGAGAGGTCGGCATCGCCGACGGCAGCATCTTCCGCCACTTCGAGGACAAGCGCGCGATCGTCGCGGCGGCGGTGGACGTCTTCGAGGGGATGCTCTTGGAGGATTTCCCGCCCGAGGATCCCGATCCGCTCGAACGACTGAAGAGTTTCCTCCTCCGCCGCCTCGCGCTGGTACGCGCGCACCCGGAGATCCTGAGGCTCGCGTTCAACGACCGGCTCGTCGAGGCCGCAGGCGAGGAGGGCGCCGCGCGCGTGCAGGCATCCGTGCAGCGCTCGATGTCATTCGTCCGAGCCTGCCTCGCCGAGGCCCAGGAGAAGGGGACGATCACGTCCGCCGTGCCCGTGGACGTGATGGTCTGGGCCGTCACGGGGATCCTCCGCGGCGCCGCCTTCCAGGAAATGGCGGGAGCATCGAAGAGCCCGCCCCTCACGCCCGAGGCGCTCTGGCCCTCGATCGCGGCCTTGCTCCGCGGCCCGCCACTCCACCCGACCACGCACGAACACAAGGAACGAGCCAAATGA
- a CDS encoding AAA family ATPase, whose amino-acid sequence MSLEAFGVKNLRCLTDTGLVPIRPITVLVGRNSSGKSTFLRAFPLLRQSVETPRNSPILWYHERFVDFGSLEIAANERLTEPSVTFEFRLKLASKKTEATGTIDIAVTLVGRDTPIISAYEFRSESMRWLWHLDDEGRVQGLAVNGKRVELQESLALGGTAFLLPTIQLGKPTAIRYLAMHESDDFEEFDSENAIKSIEDVARGGPPRVQMTNVVRHLENMIIKLQDEALAEYMHRVAYIAPLRVRAERAYRIQNLAVDEVDPDGKNLAMFLYSLMPEEVESLAAFTREALGFEARILRTGIHVEIQVKEQGAKRFVNLVDVGFGYSEVLPLMVALWSSYRRPENKKRRRASLLALEQPELHLHPAHQAKLARMLAETVIESRKTGPEARIMVETHSETLINGLGKLIYDGTLKPEDVQIVLFDLDEETRESVVKLAGYRENGALHDWPYGFLSPVGERLVHEQAAE is encoded by the coding sequence GTGAGCCTCGAAGCCTTCGGCGTGAAGAACCTGCGGTGCCTGACGGACACGGGCCTCGTGCCGATCCGCCCGATCACGGTCCTGGTGGGTCGGAACAGCTCGGGGAAAAGCACGTTCCTCCGGGCATTTCCGTTGCTACGGCAGAGCGTGGAGACGCCGAGGAACAGCCCGATCCTCTGGTACCACGAGCGGTTCGTGGATTTCGGGTCGCTGGAGATTGCGGCGAATGAGAGGCTGACGGAGCCGAGTGTGACGTTCGAGTTTCGGTTGAAGTTGGCGTCGAAGAAAACCGAAGCTACAGGTACGATCGACATCGCCGTCACCCTGGTGGGTAGGGATACACCAATAATTAGTGCATACGAATTTCGCAGCGAATCAATGCGTTGGTTGTGGCATCTGGATGACGAGGGGCGAGTGCAGGGACTCGCGGTCAACGGAAAGCGAGTGGAGCTGCAAGAGTCGCTCGCACTCGGAGGCACCGCCTTTTTACTGCCGACCATCCAATTGGGTAAACCTACCGCGATACGTTACTTGGCAATGCATGAGTCTGATGATTTTGAAGAATTCGATTCGGAAAACGCCATAAAATCCATCGAAGATGTTGCTCGTGGCGGCCCACCGCGAGTCCAGATGACCAATGTGGTGAGGCATCTGGAGAATATGATAATCAAACTTCAAGACGAGGCGCTCGCCGAGTATATGCATCGTGTAGCATACATTGCTCCCCTGCGTGTTCGAGCCGAGCGGGCCTACCGAATTCAAAATCTCGCCGTGGACGAGGTCGATCCTGACGGCAAAAACCTCGCGATGTTTCTTTATTCTCTGATGCCAGAGGAAGTAGAGAGTCTTGCTGCGTTCACACGGGAGGCGCTCGGATTCGAGGCCAGGATTCTGCGAACTGGGATCCACGTCGAGATCCAAGTCAAAGAGCAGGGCGCGAAACGTTTCGTCAACCTTGTTGACGTTGGATTCGGCTATTCCGAGGTCTTGCCGCTCATGGTCGCTCTCTGGTCGAGTTATCGCCGACCGGAGAACAAGAAGCGCCGCCGCGCCTCCCTCCTCGCGCTCGAACAGCCCGAACTCCACCTCCACCCCGCCCACCAGGCCAAGCTCGCCCGCATGCTCGCCGAGACCGTCATCGAGAGCCGCAAGACCGGCCCCGAGGCGCGGATCATGGTCGAGACGCACAGCGAGACGCTGATCAACGGCCTCGGAAAGCTCATTTACGACGGGACACTCAAGCCCGAAGACGTGCAGATCGTCCTCTTCGACCTCGACGAGGAGACGCGCGAGTCCGTGGTCAAGCTCGCGGGATATCGCGAAAACGGCGCGCTTCACGACTGGCCCTACGGCTTCCTCTCCCCGGTAGGAGAACGCCTCGTTCACGAGCAAGCGGCCGAGTAG
- a CDS encoding nuclear transport factor 2 family protein — MNSDSRVHRPRRGRTLRGSGAKCISLLAIALVSLFAACEPVDEPPAEAPQGEPDLASLEARISVLEAKEEIRSTLLAFAAVVDSADPERLPDLLPSLTDDFVLDAVDFNGQVHHFEGVVEVLTGFGPIMKDADANLMPSAIDVELDGDTAYASFKFANSVKPPPQLDLPVDEKVLLFAANSAVFHKKNGAWKLASFELLHSLAYPGSLAPAP, encoded by the coding sequence ATGAACAGCGACAGCCGTGTTCACCGTCCGCGGCGCGGGCGCACGCTCCGAGGCTCGGGAGCGAAATGCATTTCCCTCCTGGCCATTGCGCTCGTGAGCCTGTTCGCGGCTTGCGAGCCCGTGGACGAGCCGCCTGCCGAGGCGCCGCAGGGCGAGCCCGACCTCGCGTCCCTCGAAGCGCGCATCTCCGTCCTCGAGGCCAAAGAGGAGATCCGCTCGACGCTCCTCGCGTTCGCCGCCGTGGTGGACTCGGCCGATCCGGAGAGGCTCCCGGACCTGCTCCCCTCCCTCACAGACGATTTCGTGCTCGACGCCGTTGATTTCAATGGTCAGGTCCACCATTTCGAGGGCGTCGTCGAGGTGCTCACGGGCTTCGGGCCCATCATGAAAGACGCAGACGCGAACCTGATGCCGAGCGCCATCGACGTGGAGCTCGACGGGGACACGGCCTATGCGTCCTTCAAATTCGCGAACTCGGTCAAGCCTCCGCCGCAGCTCGACCTGCCCGTCGACGAAAAGGTCCTCCTCTTCGCGGCAAACTCCGCCGTGTTCCACAAAAAGAACGGCGCCTGGAAGCTCGCCTCGTTCGAGCTCCTGCATTCCCTCGCCTACCCTGGTAGCCTCGCGCCAGCCCCGTGA